A region from the Acanthochromis polyacanthus isolate Apoly-LR-REF ecotype Palm Island chromosome 23, KAUST_Apoly_ChrSc, whole genome shotgun sequence genome encodes:
- the c23h4orf54 gene encoding LOW QUALITY PROTEIN: uncharacterized protein C4orf54 homolog (The sequence of the model RefSeq protein was modified relative to this genomic sequence to represent the inferred CDS: inserted 1 base in 1 codon), with amino-acid sequence MKTERSSVQTSAKRRQVKDLLQKAAEKQDERKYVDLELVDLKTRIEGERKQMSVLISNSGAGAVRATEPKQKLEIKTEEKKEEAKVEESGKDVTEDFEGERVITQQQVPKTDRNTQEDEELRSGGNHVRGRSESEDYEEEDDDVSLVLSDDCVPCVAEDESHYITTHEIQLSELSDSEGDYDLGVGSSTSWDVEDDNQVYSFVDYASFDADGAVGEKAAAAAAVSTLLESDLSDVAKFASSDESASKPQQQQQQHCGGNGAGQIHLSIRTTSRAINDPSNIQEQENILYHARRSGDVSRYVFRGVDGKAETLCDRPKCLIAAPGRLHFGGKLRGKEVTEYSSGTSSAVSELDDADKEVRNLTARAFKSLAYPYFDAINFSTSSESSASEHGLGINRWSTFVDLKYGNVNVSQGLDQSVVSHQNIDNRGYKGVALASIKPPTSKIFTLNGNPHIPSTKKIELMGKFGQVGHGGVIRLTETLNFRCNVKSGMSGGERRTNFAQNAAGSRSTDEVTNSLLSGQRRGASKSPCKTMEGTHKKAIFASSLIKNVISKKMQFEQERRMERGEISEPHRAPSPSFTHQEGDGHRGKANRELHRQSSKFSESSSDYAIMCVDELGDFVDSGSCDTRSDSRRRDAAAPAPETNLEQANEAGIDTKKGALEASKSTLLRSQNSAFRCWKDEELEFQKDHKNDKTPEGKLPSGNDREGEGVQDAAGGSKLTKMSHLFVPSIQLVSSDGEVGQQLQSRNYSPCGDGGGIKLRSDNTLYIADSRSVATSKSPEIKINLRSVRDNKTEPFGVSKLRAPNIGCNATSLIRTDDFKCQALAAALKGECSDKVPHFMVRDIRDNKGKLQTPIHQVRDVRKLVKSSYHFVSLDNNEHKPSFAPAESQAEQKKQMSHRNPNSVSPIVIKCQSVNTNSNGKQSGNVELAKQEPFDADRSSPEGAKGAALQRAAGRALIGASEENTGLRIESRAASKRQEKIPEVTEKKPESKMANQVALEKLQAAVKTMEQLYVFEKNEWKRKNEPQPLMDSHVLSLLASEEHGGAEEDGGARGSGIERLIRRDPTPTPTRRRRQRLQEPTGLLRREDKDLFRALQTSSGRDDRLVAKSVQAPKHHRKQKHVEPELHPQGLRRRKDVPAERHRTATVQHQEFCPKVPQTSCVFKKSARRGLQDTSDRHQEPGRPQPDPKRSSIVMETRSPDIPPATIYHSMPLGLPTNQPQVYCFSPAITPAPTLGPLQATQRKMLLDPTTGSYYLVDTPVHXATKRLFDPETGQYVDVPMPQPPMTPIPMPISPLALSPGAYGHTYMIYPGFMSPSVIPARTLVQSQMSCIRAESVDKTRRQRQQQVALTGRRMACPASSSRLSAITSQQGPRIIAPPSFDGTTMSFVVEPPMNVISSGQVQALN; translated from the exons ATGAAGACCGAGCGAAGCAGCGTGCAGACGTCGGCGAAGCGCCGGCAGGTGAAAGATCTGCTCCAGAAAGCGGCGGAGAAACAGGACGAGAGGAAATATGTGGATTTGGAGCTGGTGGATTTAAAGACGAGaatagaaggagagagaaaacaaatgtcTGTTCTGATTAGCAACAGTGGCGCCGGAGCTGTGCGCGCAACGGAACCGAAGCAGAAGCTGGAgattaaaacagaggaaaagaaagaagaagccAAAGTTGAGGAAAGTGGAAAAGATGTGACGGAGGATTTTGAAGGCGAGCGCGTAATTACGCAGCAACAGGTAcccaaaacagacagaaacacacaggaaGATGAGGAATTACGCAGCGGGGGTAATCATGTGAGGGGCAGAAGTGAGTCTGAGGActatgaggaggaggatgatgatgttAGTTTGGTGCTTTCTGATGACTGCGTCCCGTGCGTAGCAGAGGATGAGTCCCATTACATTACCACACACGAGATCCAGCTGTCGGAGCTGTCGGACAGCGAGGGAGACTACGACCTCGGGGTGGGCTCGTCCACCAGCTGGGACGTTGAGGACGACAACCAGGTGTACTCATTTGTCGATTACGCTTCTTTTGACGCTGATGGGGCGGTGGGGGagaaggcagcagcagcagcagcagtcagcaCTCTGCTTGAAAGTGATCTGAGCGACGTGGCCAAGTTCGCCAGCTCAGATGAGAGTGCGTCCaaaccccagcagcagcagcagcagcactgcgGTGGCAACGGCGCGGGGCAGATCCACCTGTCAATCAGAACCACCTCTCGAGCTATAAATGACCCTAGCAACATCCAAGAACAGGAAAACATTCTTTATCATGCCAGGCGCTCCGGGGACGTGAGCCGCTATGTGTTCAGGGGAGTTGATGGGAAGGCAGAGACGTTGTGTGACAGGCCGAAGTGTTTGATAGCCGCGCCCGGACGCCTGCACTTTGGCGGCAAATTGAGGGGGAAAGAGGTCACCGAGTATTCCAGCGGCACGTCCAGCGCTGTCAGCGAGCTGGACGACGCTGACAAGGAGGTGCGCAACCTGACAGCCAGAGCTTTCAAGAGCCTGGCCTATCCCTACTTTGATGCCATTaatttcagcacctccagcgaGTCCTCTGCGTCAGAGCATGGCCTGGGGATAAACAGGTGGTCCACGTTTGTAGACCTGAAATATGGCAACGTGAATGTGTCTCAGGGTTTGGACCAGAGTGTGGTTTCCCATCAAAACATAGACAATAGAGGGTACAAAGGCGTCGCACTGGCGAGCATCAAACCGCCCACCAGCAAGATCTTCACCCTGAACGGGAACCCCCACATCCCGTCCACAAAGAAAATAGAGCTGATGGGGAAATTCGGTCAGGTGGGCCACGGTGGGGTGATCAGGCTCACGGAGACGCTGAATTTCCGCTGCAATGTCAAATCGGGAATGTCTGGGGGAGAAAGACGCACTAACTTTGCACAAAACGCAGCGGGATCACGTTCCACAGATGAAGTTACCAACAGTTTGCTAAGCGGCCAGAGGAGAGGGGCCAGCAAGTCGCCCTGCAAAACCATGGAAGGCACACACAAGAAGGCCATATTCGCCTCCAGCctcatcaaaaatgtcatttccAAGAAGATGCAGTTCGAGCAGGAGCGCAGGATGGAACGAGGGGAGATCAGTGAGCCGCACCGGGCGCCTTCTCCGAGCTTTACGCACCAGGAGGGCGACGGCCACAGGGGCAAGGCGAACAGGGAGCTGCACAGACAGAGCTCCAAGTTCTCAGAGAGCAGCTCGGACTACGCCATAATGTGCGTGGATGAGCTGGGGGACTTCGTGGACAGCGGCTCATGTGATACCAGGAGTGACTCCCGGAGACGCGACGCGGCCGCTCCTGCACCAGAAACTAATTTGGAGCAGGCGAATGAAGCTGGAATCGATACTAAAAAAGGCGCATTGGAAGCGTCCAAAAGCACGTTGCTTCGCAGCCAAAATAGCGCGTTCAGATGCTGGAAGGACGAGGAGCTAGAGTTTCAAAAGGATCATAAAAACGACAAAACTCCGGAGGGGAAGCTGCCTTCAGGGAacgacagagagggagagggggttCAGGACGCAGCAGGAGGCAGCAAACTCACTAAAATGTCGCATTTGTTTGTGCCAAGTATCCAACTGGTGTCCAGTGACGGAGAAGTCGGACAGCAGCTGCAGAGCAGGAATTATTCTCCATGTGGAGATGGAGGCGGGATAAAGCTGCGCTCTGACAACACTTTATACATCGCAGACTCCAGGAGCGTGGCCACATCGAAGTCTCCGGAAATCAAAATTAACTTAAGGAGCGTCAGGGACAATAAAACGGAGCCTTTTGGCGTCTCCAAGCTGCGCGCTCCTAATATAGGCTGTAACGCAACCAGCCTCATCAGGACGGATGACTTCAAATGCCAGGCTCTGGCTGCGGCTCTGAAGGGTGAGTGTTCGGATAAAGTGCCGCATTTCATGGTGAGAGACATTAGAGATAATAAGGGGAAGCTGCAGACCCCGATCCACCAAGTCAGAGACGTCCGTAAACTGGTGAAAAGTtcatatcattttgtttctctggaCAACAACGAACACAAACCCAGCTTTGCTCCTGCTGAGAGCCAGGCAGAGCAAAAGAAGCAAATGTCTCACAGAAACCCCAACTCTGTGTCCCCCATAGTGATAAAATGCCAGTCTGTGAACACTAACAGTAATGGGAAACAATCTGGAAATGTGGAGTTAGCTAAACAGGAGCCGTTTGACGCAGACAGGTCGTCACCAGAGGGCGCTAAAGGTGCTGCACTGCAGAGGGCGGCAGGGAGGGCACTCATAGGCGCCTCAGAGGAAAACACTGGGTTAAGAATTGAAAGTAGAGCAGCTTCAAAGAGGCAAGAAAAAATACCAGAAGTTACAGAAAAGAAACCGGAGTCCAAGATGGCGAACCAGGTGGCTTTGGAAAAACTCCAGGCTGCTGTGAAAACCATGGAGCAGCTTTATGTGTTTGAAAAGAACGAATGGAAACGGAAGAACGAGCCTCAGCCCCTGATGGACAGCCATGTTCTTTCACTGCTCGCCAGCGAGGAGCACGGAGGAGCTGAGGAGGACGGAGGGGCGAGAGGCTCCGGCATCGAGAGGCTGATCAGAAGAGATCCTACCCCAACGCCGACAAGACGCCGCCGGCAACGTCTCCAGGAACCGACCGGTCTGCTGAGGCGGGAGGACAAAGACCTCTTCAGGGCCCTTCAGACGTCCAGCGGCCGTGACGACAGGCTGGTTGCTAAGTCCGTTCAGGCCCCCAAGCACCACAGGaagcaaaaacatgttgagCCTGAGCTCCACCCTCAAGGCCTCCGCCGCCGCAAAGACGTCCCAGCAGAACGCCATCGCACAGCAACCGTTCAGCACCAAGAGTTTTGTCCCAAAGTCCCCCAAACTTCCTGTGTCTTTAAAAAATCAGCCAGACGAGGC CTTCAGGACACCTCGGATCGCCACCAGGAGCCAGGAAGACCACAACCAGACCCTAAACGCTCCAGCATCGTCATGGAGACGCGTTCGCCGGACATCCCTCCGGCCACCATCTACCACTCCATGCCGTTGGGTTTGCCCACCAATCAGCCTCAGGTCTACTGCTTCTCCCCAGCCATCACCCCAGCCCCCACCCTGGGACCCCTCCAGGCCACACAGAGGAAGATGCTGCTGGATCCCACCACTGGAAGCTACTACCTGGTGGACACGCCAGTGC CGGCCACCAAGCGCCTCTTCGATCCAGAAACCGGCCAATACGTGGACGTGCCGATGCCTCAGCCTCCCATGACTCCCATCCCCATGCCTATCTCGCCTCTGGCCCTGAGTCCGGGTGCGTACGGTCACACCTACATGATCTACCCGGGCTTCATGTCGCCATCCGTGATACCCGCCCGGACGCTGGTGCAGTCGCAGATGTCGTGCATCAGAGCAGAGAGCGTGGACAAAACGCGCCGACAGAGG CAGCAGCAGGTGGCGCTAACAGGCCGCCGCATGGCTTGTCCGGCATCAAGCAGCCGGTTATCAGCAATCACCTCCCAGCAAGGACCTCGAATCATCGCCCCGCCCTCGTTTGACGGGACCACCATGAGCTTCGTGGTGGAGCCACCGATGAATGTCATCTCCAGTGGACAG